In Streptomyces sp. DG2A-72, one genomic interval encodes:
- a CDS encoding ANTAR domain-containing protein: MDAFVRGSAVLTPDLLSTELQDHWTVFADAALVAGARAVFSLPLQKGAIRAGVLDLYADIPTVLNTEELADAMADRSFEDLGAYRAEIDQAGGMLTAQLGVGIEEAFVRLRAYALAQGRRLADVAADVVARRLRFSPDGEPDQDEEET; encoded by the coding sequence GTGGACGCCTTCGTACGCGGCTCGGCCGTCCTGACTCCCGATCTGCTCTCCACTGAACTTCAGGATCACTGGACCGTGTTCGCCGATGCGGCCCTGGTAGCCGGAGCCCGCGCGGTGTTCTCGCTCCCTCTGCAGAAGGGAGCGATCAGAGCGGGGGTTCTGGACCTGTACGCCGACATTCCGACCGTACTGAACACGGAGGAACTGGCCGACGCTATGGCGGACCGCAGCTTCGAAGACCTGGGCGCATACCGAGCGGAGATCGACCAGGCCGGCGGAATGCTCACTGCTCAGCTCGGAGTCGGCATCGAAGAAGCCTTCGTCCGGCTCCGCGCCTACGCCTTGGCGCAGGGACGCCGGCTCGCGGACGTGGCCGCCGACGTGGTGGCCCGACGGCTTCGTTTCTCCCCGGACGGGGAGCCGGATCAGGACGAGGAGGAAACCTGA
- a CDS encoding GAF and ANTAR domain-containing protein, protein MDQQLLAKTFVELADNLVADFDIIDFLRLLTDRCVGMLDASAAGVLLADRDGKLRVMAASDEQVRLLELFQLQNDEGPCLECFRTGVPVIVPDLGTATARWPRFAVAAQRSGFGAVQALPLRLRDEIVGALNLFRTSPGLFDPAATPVAQALADVATISLLQQRTAQRSTVLNEQLQTALNSRVLIEQAKGKLAKRQDIDMEQAFTALRGYARSHNRRLADVARALIDSSEPLTGLGS, encoded by the coding sequence ATGGACCAACAGCTTCTGGCCAAGACCTTCGTCGAGCTGGCCGACAATCTGGTCGCCGACTTCGACATCATCGACTTCCTGCGCCTGCTGACCGACCGCTGCGTCGGCATGCTCGACGCGAGCGCCGCCGGGGTGCTGCTCGCCGACCGGGACGGCAAACTCCGCGTCATGGCCGCCTCCGACGAACAGGTGCGCCTGCTGGAGCTCTTCCAGCTCCAGAACGACGAAGGCCCCTGCCTCGAGTGCTTCCGCACGGGCGTACCGGTGATCGTCCCCGACCTCGGCACGGCGACCGCCCGCTGGCCGCGCTTCGCGGTGGCGGCCCAGCGCAGCGGGTTCGGGGCAGTCCAGGCTCTGCCCCTGCGTTTGCGGGACGAGATCGTCGGCGCCCTGAACCTCTTCCGCACCTCCCCCGGCCTCTTCGACCCGGCCGCCACACCCGTCGCCCAGGCCCTGGCCGACGTCGCCACCATCAGCCTGCTGCAACAACGCACCGCTCAGCGCAGCACGGTGCTCAACGAACAACTGCAGACGGCGCTGAACAGCCGGGTACTGATCGAACAGGCCAAGGGGAAGCTCGCCAAACGCCAGGACATCGACATGGAGCAGGCGTTCACCGCGCTGCGCGGCTACGCCCGCTCCCACAACCGGCGCCTGGCCGATGTGGCCCGCGCCCTCATCGACAGTTCCGAACCCCTCACCGGCCTGGGGTCCTGA
- a CDS encoding ribonuclease BN, translating into MPMKPSGAADRSSRFGPLRHTISRSPVGRGWRRSRDIELWSRSLGFAALGFLTLVPLLIIVSSADPERGRGFAQWLGEGLGVSTSSRQQVEQLFIRPGQALRTTTAFGIAALAVFGLSFGAAVQTGYEKVWDLPSARWWARWRHVVWLGVLTGYLYVSAITTLRREPLAGGAVASLSAVLLLWWSQRLLLGGRIRWRALLPGAVATVIGLIGLRVFSRLVFSPLIASNAVTYGPVGTVLVIQSWLVGVGVVVFGGALVGRLLYEELPRMAHALKRRG; encoded by the coding sequence ATGCCGATGAAGCCTTCCGGTGCCGCGGACCGTTCATCTCGGTTCGGGCCGCTGCGCCATACGATCAGCCGTTCGCCCGTCGGGCGCGGATGGCGGCGGAGCAGGGACATTGAGCTGTGGTCGCGCTCGCTGGGCTTTGCCGCGCTGGGATTTCTCACGCTGGTGCCGCTGCTGATCATTGTCTCCTCTGCCGACCCCGAGCGCGGGCGGGGGTTCGCACAGTGGCTGGGGGAAGGGCTTGGCGTGTCGACGTCCTCCAGGCAGCAGGTCGAGCAGTTGTTCATCCGGCCCGGCCAGGCCCTGCGGACCACGACCGCGTTCGGTATCGCCGCCCTTGCCGTGTTCGGTCTGAGCTTCGGGGCGGCGGTGCAGACAGGCTATGAGAAGGTCTGGGACCTGCCTTCGGCCCGCTGGTGGGCCAGGTGGCGGCATGTGGTGTGGCTCGGCGTCCTCACCGGATACCTCTACGTCTCCGCCATCACCACGCTGCGGCGTGAACCTCTGGCAGGTGGGGCCGTCGCGTCGCTGAGTGCTGTGCTGTTGCTGTGGTGGTCCCAGCGCCTGCTCCTCGGCGGGCGGATCCGCTGGCGTGCCCTGTTGCCCGGCGCCGTGGCCACCGTGATCGGGCTGATCGGCCTGAGGGTCTTCTCCAGGCTCGTCTTCTCGCCGTTGATCGCATCCAACGCGGTCACCTACGGACCTGTCGGAACTGTCCTGGTCATCCAGTCCTGGCTGGTCGGCGTGGGTGTCGTCGTCTTCGGCGGGGCGCTGGTCGGCCGGCTGCTGTACGAGGAACTCCCACGCATGGCACACGCACTGAAACGGCGCGGATGA